In the Candidatus Dormiibacterota bacterium genome, one interval contains:
- a CDS encoding histidine phosphatase family protein, giving the protein MAQSVVLARHGETIWSLSLRHTGKTDLPLTDEGERQARALGPRLHAWRFALVLTSPLQRALETCRLAGYGEQAQVRPDLVEWDYGRYEGLTSQQIEELHPNWSLWRDGCPGGETAADVGRRADRVVAEVRAVRGDVLLFAHGHVLRVLAARWLGEPPEGGRHYALQTATVSVLGYEHADPVIRLWNQPPLA; this is encoded by the coding sequence TTGGCCCAGTCGGTGGTGCTGGCGCGCCACGGGGAGACGATATGGAGTCTCAGTCTTCGCCACACCGGCAAAACCGATCTTCCCCTCACGGATGAGGGAGAACGCCAGGCCCGCGCGCTCGGCCCGCGGCTGCACGCCTGGAGGTTTGCGCTCGTCCTCACGAGCCCGCTCCAGCGCGCCCTCGAAACCTGCCGCCTCGCGGGCTATGGCGAGCAGGCCCAGGTGCGACCCGATCTGGTCGAGTGGGATTACGGCCGCTACGAGGGTCTCACCTCCCAGCAGATCGAAGAGCTCCACCCCAACTGGTCCCTATGGCGGGACGGCTGCCCCGGCGGCGAGACGGCCGCCGATGTCGGCCGCCGCGCCGACCGCGTGGTCGCCGAAGTCCGCGCGGTTCGCGGTGACGTCTTGCTCTTTGCCCACGGACACGTGCTGCGTGTGCTCGCCGCCCGCTGGCTTGGCGAGCCACCCGAAGGCGGCCGCCACTATGCGCTGCAGACCGCGACCGTCAGCGTCCTGGGCTACGAGCACGCCGATCCAGTGATCCGACTCTGGAACCAGCCGCCCCTCGCCTGA
- a CDS encoding DUF5668 domain-containing protein, whose product MYRSRGLLFPLVLIAIGVVVLLSNTGVLSSDALLRLGDLWPLLLVILGLQLILNHTLPRQQATLTGLGATVVIVGAAVAYAALAPAAPFGTRQANSSESLGGLTAATLDLNYSGATVDIQAGSLGDSLYQARVDYPGSDYPPTISLDHESGTLQIKQSSGFVPLNLLGASRRHVVVTLTDRIPWSITIGSGTTNAHLDLRHLQLAKMDISGGFSRMDAQLPSPKGTVVINISGGVSNLTLRAPAGTQWHVAASGGVSGLHINGSSYAAIGGDFQRQSPGYASASDRYDIEISGGASRVDFRTG is encoded by the coding sequence ATGTACAGGAGCCGCGGCCTGCTGTTCCCGCTGGTCCTGATCGCAATCGGCGTCGTCGTTCTGCTGTCCAATACCGGCGTCCTCTCTTCGGACGCCCTGCTGCGGCTCGGTGACCTGTGGCCATTGCTGCTCGTCATTCTCGGACTGCAACTGATCCTCAATCACACGCTGCCACGCCAGCAAGCCACGCTGACCGGGCTGGGCGCCACGGTCGTGATCGTGGGCGCCGCCGTGGCCTATGCCGCCCTGGCACCGGCGGCCCCCTTCGGCACGCGGCAGGCGAACTCTTCGGAGAGCCTCGGCGGCCTGACGGCGGCGACCCTGGACCTGAACTACAGCGGGGCGACCGTCGACATTCAAGCGGGCAGCTTGGGCGACTCGCTCTACCAGGCGCGGGTCGATTACCCGGGCAGCGACTACCCGCCGACGATCAGCCTCGACCACGAGAGCGGCACCTTGCAGATCAAGCAGAGCTCGGGCTTCGTTCCTCTCAACCTGCTCGGTGCGTCACGGCGGCACGTCGTGGTCACCCTGACCGATCGCATCCCCTGGAGCATCACGATCGGCAGCGGCACCACCAACGCGCACCTCGACCTGCGCCATCTGCAGCTGGCCAAGATGGACATCTCGGGCGGCTTCAGCCGGATGGACGCACAGTTGCCCAGCCCGAAGGGCACCGTCGTGATCAACATTTCAGGAGGCGTCAGCAACCTGACGCTCCGGGCGCCGGCCGGCACCCAGTGGCATGTGGCGGCCAGCGGCGGGGTGAGCGGGCTCCACATCAACGGGTCCTCGTACGCGGCGATCGGTGGCGACTTCCAGCGTCAGAGCCCCGGTTACGCGTCGGCCTCCGACCGTTACGACATCGAGATCAGCGGCGGCGCCTCCCGCGTCGACTTCCGGACCGGCTGA
- a CDS encoding PspC domain-containing protein, with translation MGETTGGVLRRGPDRIIGGVCSGLAIYFGVDPLLVRIVFVILALIPPGIGIGVLLYLALWFLMEPPEGAPTSATRNIGARLRAMGDEVREDFRTGFRTHPTGAATPTSPAGVPASPPSQGRGPGATHGDRPRGLWLGIILIVIGAYFLAANLGWFRLIHWEIVGPVILIAAGLLFLARRR, from the coding sequence ATGGGTGAGACGACAGGGGGCGTCTTGCGGCGTGGACCGGATCGGATCATCGGGGGCGTCTGTTCGGGCCTCGCCATCTACTTCGGTGTCGACCCCCTGCTGGTCCGCATCGTCTTCGTCATCCTTGCCTTGATCCCACCCGGAATTGGTATCGGCGTCCTCCTCTACCTGGCCCTCTGGTTCCTGATGGAGCCACCGGAGGGTGCGCCGACATCGGCCACGCGAAACATCGGTGCTCGCCTGCGCGCGATGGGTGACGAAGTCCGGGAGGACTTTCGCACCGGCTTTCGTACGCACCCCACCGGCGCCGCGACTCCCACATCGCCGGCTGGCGTGCCGGCATCCCCGCCCTCGCAGGGTCGCGGGCCAGGAGCCACCCATGGTGACCGACCCAGGGGGCTGTGGCTCGGCATCATCCTGATCGTGATCGGCGCGTACTTCCTGGCCGCCAATCTCGGATGGTTCCGCCTCATCCACTGGGAGATCGTGGGCCCCGTCATCCTGATCGCCGCCGGGCTGCTGTTTCTGGCTCGCCGCCGCTAG
- a CDS encoding lmo0937 family membrane protein: protein MVSLIWTVVVVLFVLWLLGLSLHVAGGLIHLLLILAIIGIVYNLLVGRRAV from the coding sequence ATGGTTAGCTTGATCTGGACCGTCGTCGTCGTCCTCTTCGTCTTGTGGCTGCTCGGCCTTTCGCTGCACGTCGCTGGGGGCCTTATCCACCTGCTTCTGATCCTCGCGATCATCGGGATCGTCTACAACTTGCTGGTCGGCCGGCGAGCCGTCTAG
- a CDS encoding amidohydrolase family protein yields the protein MNAVFEHATVLDCTGRDPQPDARVVVEDGRIRRIGASSGPAGPRGAQVIDCQGRTLMPGLLDAHVHLAIIDLDAAAEVALPPAVLALRIAKVIEATLDAGFTTVRDAGGLDWGFKEAVRLGLIRGPRIFISGAFISQTGGHGDHRPRTSRASFPVAPGLASESILADGADAVRWAAREVIRRGADQIKMMASGGAASPTDELDHVQFSVEELAAAVDVAGAVGTYVLAHAYAPRAIQNCLNAGVRSIEHGNFLDEATADQMLAANDVYLVPTVITYELLAAREAGDGWTPDMVRKIRHGLTGAYDSLGLAFEKGLRIGSGSDVLAEMQGEKGKEIACQARVMGAMNAIIAATRTNAALMRIEKEVGTVEEGKRADLIVLDADPLEDPAIFADPTHVRMVVRGGDVVKNLD from the coding sequence GTGAACGCTGTCTTCGAGCACGCCACCGTCCTCGACTGCACCGGCCGCGATCCACAGCCAGATGCGCGGGTCGTCGTAGAGGACGGACGGATCCGGCGGATCGGCGCCTCAAGCGGGCCTGCCGGGCCGCGCGGCGCCCAGGTGATCGATTGCCAGGGGCGCACGCTGATGCCTGGATTGCTCGACGCCCACGTGCACCTGGCGATCATCGACCTCGATGCCGCCGCCGAGGTGGCCCTTCCACCCGCCGTCCTGGCGTTGCGGATCGCGAAGGTGATCGAAGCTACGCTCGACGCCGGCTTTACGACGGTCCGCGATGCGGGCGGCCTCGACTGGGGATTCAAGGAAGCCGTCCGCCTTGGATTGATCCGCGGCCCGCGGATCTTCATCAGTGGCGCATTCATCTCGCAGACCGGCGGACACGGCGACCATCGGCCACGCACCTCGCGCGCGAGCTTTCCGGTCGCGCCCGGGCTGGCCTCGGAGTCGATCCTCGCGGACGGCGCGGATGCCGTGCGTTGGGCCGCCCGCGAAGTCATCCGTCGCGGCGCCGACCAAATCAAGATGATGGCAAGCGGCGGCGCGGCCTCACCCACCGATGAGCTGGACCATGTCCAGTTTTCCGTCGAGGAGCTGGCAGCCGCCGTCGACGTGGCCGGTGCCGTCGGGACCTACGTGCTGGCGCATGCCTACGCGCCGCGGGCGATCCAGAACTGCCTGAATGCGGGCGTCCGCTCCATCGAGCATGGCAACTTCCTCGACGAGGCCACCGCCGACCAGATGCTGGCCGCCAACGATGTCTACCTGGTGCCGACGGTCATCACCTACGAGCTCCTCGCGGCACGCGAAGCGGGCGACGGCTGGACCCCGGACATGGTGCGCAAGATCCGCCACGGACTGACCGGCGCCTACGACTCCTTAGGCCTCGCCTTCGAAAAGGGCCTGCGGATCGGATCTGGATCCGATGTGCTGGCCGAGATGCAGGGTGAGAAAGGCAAGGAGATCGCCTGCCAGGCTCGTGTGATGGGCGCGATGAACGCGATCATCGCGGCCACCCGCACCAACGCGGCCCTGATGCGCATCGAGAAGGAGGTCGGCACCGTCGAAGAGGGCAAGCGGGCCGACCTCATCGTGCTCGACGCCGACCCACTCGAGGACCCCGCGATCTTCGCCGACCCGACCCACGTGCGGATGGTGGTCCGCGGCGGGGATGTCGTCAAAAACCTGGATTAG
- a CDS encoding ZIP family metal transporter — MSHGTAALLGAIAGATIFIGLPVGRIRGVSRTVRGLLNAVATGVLLFLLWDILTHASEPVQTALSGLHQGDRRFFALVLIFGAGLAVGLLSLIYVNARLFGRTKDAAPPPPKMLAMMIATGLGLHNLSEGLAIGQSAATGAVAFAVVLVIGFALHNVTEGFGIAAPLAADEAMPSWRFLFTAGLIGGGPTFLGTVIGYAFTSTYVYVLFLALAAGALFYVIGEMFHLGRRFNSPIAMAWGLLFGFLLAYGTDLFLTYVGS; from the coding sequence GTGAGTCACGGCACCGCTGCCCTGCTCGGCGCCATCGCCGGCGCCACCATCTTCATCGGTCTCCCGGTCGGCCGGATCCGCGGCGTCTCGCGCACCGTTCGCGGGCTGTTGAATGCCGTGGCAACCGGCGTCTTGCTGTTCCTGCTCTGGGATATCCTCACGCACGCCTCGGAACCGGTCCAGACGGCGCTCTCGGGCCTGCACCAGGGTGATCGTCGCTTTTTCGCGCTGGTGCTGATCTTCGGGGCCGGCCTCGCCGTCGGGCTGCTCAGCCTGATCTATGTCAACGCCCGCCTCTTCGGCCGGACGAAGGACGCCGCGCCGCCGCCTCCCAAGATGCTGGCGATGATGATCGCCACCGGGCTGGGACTGCACAACCTCTCGGAGGGACTCGCCATCGGCCAGTCTGCCGCCACCGGCGCGGTCGCCTTCGCGGTGGTGCTGGTGATCGGTTTCGCGCTCCACAATGTGACCGAGGGTTTCGGCATCGCGGCGCCCCTGGCGGCCGACGAGGCGATGCCGTCCTGGCGCTTCTTATTCACGGCCGGGCTGATCGGCGGCGGCCCCACCTTCCTTGGCACCGTCATCGGCTATGCGTTCACCTCGACCTACGTCTATGTGCTCTTCCTGGCACTCGCCGCGGGCGCGCTTTTTTACGTCATCGGCGAGATGTTTCACCTCGGCCGCCGCTTCAATTCCCCGATCGCCATGGCCTGGGGACTCCTGTTCGGTTTCCTGCTTGCCTACGGCACCGATCTGTTTCTGACGTACGTCGGGTCGTAG
- a CDS encoding metal-dependent transcriptional regulator, translated as MRSSQLDNANTRFRPPSEVIAHYLEAIYYIRAEGEVVRSARLADWLSVSRPTVTVALRRMTRDGMVRLNAHKEIQLTARGDAAAAAIVRRHRIVERWMTDILGLDWVAADAEAERLEHAVSEVVEERLYRKMGRPKTCPHGNPIPGHSTMRANELRLSALGAGETGTITRISEVAQREAPPLLQYLHERGLHPGTRITVEEVDTVGRTIRLRAARMLTLSTETASKLSVVRSPTRRPERASAPR; from the coding sequence GTGCGAAGCTCACAATTAGATAACGCTAACACACGCTTCCGCCCACCCTCGGAGGTCATCGCTCACTACCTGGAGGCGATTTATTACATCCGGGCGGAAGGCGAGGTCGTGCGCAGTGCCCGCCTGGCGGACTGGCTCTCCGTCAGCCGGCCGACGGTGACGGTGGCGCTTCGGCGTATGACCCGCGACGGAATGGTCCGGTTGAACGCGCACAAGGAAATCCAGCTGACGGCGCGCGGCGATGCTGCCGCGGCGGCCATCGTCCGGCGGCACCGCATCGTCGAGCGCTGGATGACCGACATCCTGGGGCTCGACTGGGTCGCCGCCGACGCCGAGGCCGAGCGGCTGGAGCACGCGGTGTCGGAGGTGGTGGAGGAGAGGCTTTACCGCAAGATGGGGAGACCCAAAACCTGCCCGCATGGCAACCCGATCCCGGGCCACTCGACGATGCGGGCGAACGAGCTCCGCTTGTCAGCCCTTGGGGCCGGAGAGACCGGGACCATTACGAGGATCTCGGAGGTGGCGCAGCGCGAGGCACCCCCGCTGCTGCAGTACCTTCACGAGCGAGGCCTTCACCCCGGAACGCGAATCACGGTCGAGGAGGTCGACACGGTCGGGCGGACGATACGACTTCGGGCGGCTCGGATGCTGACGCTCAGCACCGAGACCGCCTCAAAGCTTTCGGTTGTGCGCTCGCCTACGCGGAGACCGGAACGGGCGTCCGCTCCTCGCTGA
- a CDS encoding ammonium transporter produces MKIDSGDTAWVLASAALVMLMTPALGFFYGGLVRRKNVLSTIMHSFFILCLISVQWVLWGYSLAFGPDKFHLIGGLEWVGLNNVGFTPNADYAPTIPHQAYMVFQMMFAVITPALISGAFAERQRFKAFVIFSLLWATFVYDPIAHWVWGAGGWLHNLGALDFAGGTVVHISSGVSALVAALVLGRRLGFGKEKVEPHDATMTVLGACLLWFGWFGFNAGSAVAAGSLATSAFVVTNTATAMAALTWMTVSWYHKRQPSVLGAAAGAVAGLVAITPASGYVNVMGAIVIGFGAGVFCYMAIQLRERIHVDDALDVWAVHGIGGTWGALATGLFATVAINSTAANGLFYGNPKQVLYQLAAIGASWAWAAGGTFVILKVVNIFVPLRVQEDEELLGLDISQHGEPAYAL; encoded by the coding sequence ATGAAAATCGATAGTGGCGATACCGCCTGGGTCCTTGCTTCGGCTGCGCTCGTGATGTTGATGACGCCGGCACTCGGTTTCTTTTACGGGGGGCTCGTCCGCCGCAAGAACGTCCTGTCAACAATCATGCACAGTTTTTTCATCCTCTGCCTCATCAGTGTCCAGTGGGTTCTCTGGGGCTACAGTCTCGCGTTCGGACCGGACAAGTTCCATCTCATCGGCGGCCTCGAATGGGTCGGCTTGAACAACGTGGGCTTCACGCCGAACGCGGATTACGCGCCCACCATCCCACATCAGGCTTATATGGTTTTTCAAATGATGTTCGCCGTCATCACGCCCGCGCTCATCAGCGGGGCGTTCGCCGAACGCCAGCGCTTCAAGGCCTTCGTCATCTTCTCCCTCCTGTGGGCGACCTTCGTCTATGACCCGATCGCGCACTGGGTCTGGGGCGCCGGCGGCTGGCTCCATAACCTCGGCGCGCTCGACTTCGCCGGCGGGACCGTCGTCCATATCAGTTCCGGCGTCTCGGCTCTCGTAGCCGCGCTGGTACTAGGGAGGCGGCTCGGCTTTGGTAAGGAGAAAGTCGAGCCACACGACGCCACCATGACGGTCCTCGGTGCCTGCCTCCTCTGGTTCGGCTGGTTCGGCTTCAACGCCGGGAGCGCCGTCGCGGCCGGCAGCCTGGCGACCAGCGCCTTCGTCGTCACCAACACCGCGACCGCGATGGCCGCCCTCACGTGGATGACGGTCAGCTGGTACCACAAGCGCCAGCCGAGCGTGCTCGGCGCCGCCGCCGGGGCCGTCGCCGGCCTGGTGGCGATCACTCCGGCCTCCGGGTACGTCAACGTGATGGGGGCAATCGTGATCGGATTCGGCGCCGGGGTGTTCTGCTACATGGCGATTCAGCTGCGCGAGCGGATCCACGTCGACGACGCCCTCGACGTCTGGGCGGTCCACGGCATCGGTGGCACCTGGGGCGCGCTCGCGACCGGGCTGTTCGCTACCGTCGCGATCAACTCAACCGCCGCCAACGGCCTCTTTTACGGCAACCCGAAGCAGGTCCTGTATCAACTTGCCGCGATCGGCGCCTCCTGGGCCTGGGCGGCCGGCGGCACCTTCGTGATCCTCAAAGTCGTCAACATCTTCGTTCCGCTCCGCGTGCAAGAAGACGAAGAACTCCTTGGCCTCGACATCTCGCAACACGGCGAACCCGCGTACGCCCTTTAA
- a CDS encoding N-acyl homoserine lactonase family protein: MPLPPDAIVRLNLGHIWLAEYPLQIPVHGFLIKHPSGAGLVDTGYGTPLELIKDYRPVNASVADALRAHDVDPSDIRWVINSHLHFDHCGQNAVFPQAPFYVQRLEYERRHRYPDTPAEWLDFAGARYELLDGEREIMPGVRVLTTPGHTPGHQSIEVDTTAGPALLTGDACWTVRMFEGEAPQEGMMEDVPTFHQSLDKLRRLKPTSIHFCHDNRTWRRPTPV, from the coding sequence GTGCCGCTCCCGCCGGATGCGATCGTCCGACTGAATCTCGGCCACATCTGGCTGGCGGAGTACCCGCTCCAGATCCCGGTGCACGGCTTCTTGATCAAGCACCCCAGCGGCGCGGGACTGGTCGATACCGGTTACGGCACGCCGTTGGAATTGATCAAGGACTACCGCCCGGTCAACGCCTCCGTGGCGGACGCGCTGCGCGCCCATGACGTGGATCCCTCCGACATTCGCTGGGTCATCAACTCGCACCTCCACTTCGACCACTGCGGGCAGAACGCCGTGTTTCCGCAGGCGCCCTTCTACGTGCAGCGACTGGAGTACGAGCGGCGACACCGTTATCCGGACACGCCCGCGGAGTGGCTTGACTTCGCCGGCGCGCGCTACGAACTCCTGGACGGGGAGCGCGAGATCATGCCCGGCGTCCGGGTGCTCACCACCCCCGGCCATACACCCGGCCACCAGAGCATCGAGGTCGATACCACCGCGGGCCCCGCCCTGCTGACGGGCGATGCCTGCTGGACGGTCAGGATGTTCGAGGGCGAGGCGCCGCAGGAGGGCATGATGGAAGACGTCCCGACCTTCCATCAGTCGCTGGACAAGCTGCGGCGGTTGAAGCCCACCTCCATCCACTTCTGCCACGACAACCGCACCTGGCGCCGTCCGACGCCCGTCTGA
- a CDS encoding DUF1501 domain-containing protein, with amino-acid sequence MFSRRDFMKQGLIPVFAGSAVPSVFANGVAAAAADSPNAVPSDRILVLVQLAGGNDGLNTVIPFTDGAYHDARPTLRQDQGVLPLNSQLGLHANLKGLKASFDAGQLAIVQGVGYPSPNLSHFASMSIWETANVNSGIGDGWLGRYLNYLDQVGESPNHALEGVSAGSLVPPELRSKAPVTALQSLKTFRLQPVNEHGTQVDVENPLMKFYGAFKGAGPAPFGALFDATLNEALQASHALQATDASYVAKAAYPAKSAIASSLKLVAETIVSGLGVRVAHVTLGGFDNHSNEKPVHDKLLLDLDQALTAFMQDLAGHGYGDKVLVMTWSEFGRRVKENGSAGTDHGTAAPMFLLGAPVKGGLYGQQPSLSALDNGNLKFTTDFRSVYASVLQGYLKAPASDLLGGTYEILPLLKA; translated from the coding sequence ATGTTTAGCCGCCGCGACTTCATGAAGCAGGGCCTGATCCCGGTCTTCGCGGGGTCGGCCGTGCCGTCGGTGTTCGCCAACGGCGTGGCGGCGGCCGCCGCGGACTCCCCCAACGCCGTACCCAGCGACCGGATTCTGGTGCTGGTGCAGCTTGCCGGGGGCAACGACGGGCTGAACACCGTGATCCCCTTCACCGACGGCGCCTACCACGACGCCCGGCCGACGCTTCGCCAGGACCAGGGCGTGTTGCCATTGAATAGCCAGCTTGGCCTGCACGCGAACCTCAAGGGGCTGAAGGCAAGCTTTGATGCCGGACAGCTCGCCATCGTGCAGGGCGTCGGTTATCCAAGCCCCAACCTCTCCCACTTCGCCTCGATGTCGATCTGGGAGACCGCCAACGTGAACAGCGGCATTGGCGACGGCTGGCTGGGCCGCTACCTCAACTACCTCGACCAGGTGGGTGAGTCTCCCAACCACGCGCTTGAAGGCGTGAGTGCGGGCTCGCTGGTCCCACCGGAGCTGCGCTCGAAGGCGCCCGTGACCGCGTTGCAATCCTTGAAGACGTTCCGCCTGCAGCCGGTCAACGAGCACGGCACCCAGGTCGACGTCGAAAACCCGCTGATGAAGTTTTACGGCGCGTTCAAAGGCGCCGGCCCGGCGCCCTTCGGGGCACTGTTCGACGCGACCTTGAACGAGGCGCTGCAAGCCTCGCACGCGCTCCAGGCGACCGATGCGAGCTACGTGGCGAAGGCCGCGTATCCGGCCAAGAGCGCAATCGCGAGCTCGCTCAAGCTGGTGGCGGAGACGATCGTGTCCGGACTGGGCGTGCGTGTGGCACACGTCACCCTGGGTGGGTTCGACAACCATTCGAACGAGAAGCCTGTCCATGACAAGCTGCTGCTCGACCTCGACCAGGCGCTCACCGCCTTCATGCAGGACCTCGCGGGTCATGGTTACGGCGACAAGGTGCTCGTCATGACCTGGTCGGAGTTCGGCCGTCGCGTCAAGGAGAACGGCAGCGCCGGCACCGACCACGGGACGGCGGCGCCGATGTTCTTGCTGGGCGCGCCGGTCAAAGGTGGACTCTACGGTCAGCAGCCGAGCCTCAGCGCCCTGGACAACGGCAACCTGAAATTCACCACGGACTTCCGCTCGGTGTACGCCTCCGTCCTGCAGGGATATCTCAAAGCGCCCGCCTCCGACCTGCTCGGCGGCACCTACGAAATCCTGCCGCTGCTCAAGGCATAG